The Megachile rotundata isolate GNS110a chromosome 8, iyMegRotu1, whole genome shotgun sequence genome has a segment encoding these proteins:
- the Ids gene encoding iduronate 2-sulfatase isoform X3: protein MEEYDYVVISEEFHFVSSQLTNLSKMFFMLYFINLLTWCIAQRQNFLLIIVDDLRTTLGCYGDSKAYTPNIDQLAKKSVIFSQAFAQQALCAPSRNSFLTSRRPDTLQLYDFYSYWRTDIGNFTTLPQHLKNNGYITKSIGKVFHPGISSNNSDDSPYSWTETPFHPFTEKYKNAPVCQANIQIPPAQNLICPVEVSSMTNKTLPDIEILNEAKNFILNQAEYHPLHKFEVPNPYRWPENVSSVAYNPWNDLRKRRDVETLNLKFPWEKIPKSFAKLIIQSYYASVTYIDNLIGQLMNQLKFSSIEHNTTIILMSDHGWSLGEHAIWAKYSNYDVALRVPLIMSIPGLTFKESKENNAVKITNQINTIKYLLNRRQIDNAKLTNGYPKNILYSMKKYIESRKRMYILKTYFAYSREITQFYKKQIFNVANATNLSKQYDTFNPSKNQIIINSLVELVDIFPTIADLANSSIPICTNNPHIEIVCSEGITLMPLIKAALKQKPILWKKAVFGQYPRPGIKPSMHPNSDEPRFKEIKVMGYTLRTNRYRYTSWLQFKPEARIPDWNHSIAEELYDHDVDNNEIQNLAVFETYVKVKEELRNLLQHGWRNALPGTFIK, encoded by the exons ATGGAAGAATATGATTATGTTGTAATTTCAGAAGagtttcattttgtttcatCTCAGTTGACTAACCTATCGAAAATgttttttatgttatatttcataaatttattaacttggTGTATAGCACAAAGACAAAATTTCCTTTTAATAATCGTTGACGATTTAAGGACTACTTTAGGATGCTATGGTGATTCAAAAGCTTATACACCAAACATTGATCAGTTAGCAAAAAAGAGTGTCATTTTTTCGCAAGCATTTGCACAG CAAGCTCTATGTGCACCAAgcagaaattcatttttaacaagTAGAAGACCAGACACACTTCAACTGTATGACTTTTACAGTTACTGGAGAACAGATATTGGCAATTTTACAACATTGCCACAGCATCTCAAGAATAATGGATATATTACCAAATCAATAGGAAAAGTTTTTCATCCAG GTATTAGTTCAAATAATTCTGATGACAGTCCTTATTCTTGGACAGAAACCCCCTTTCATCCATtcacagaaaaatataaaaatgctccAGTATGTCaagcaaatatacaaataccaCCTGCCCAAAATCTT aTATGTCCAGTTGAAGTTTCATCAATGACAAATAAAACATTGCCagatatagaaatattgaatgaagctaaaaatttcatattaaatcaaGCTG AGTACCATCCATTGCATAAGTTTGAGGTACCTAATCCATATAGATGGCCAGAAAATGTTAGTAGTGTAGCTTACAATCCATGGAATGATTTGAGAAAAAGAAGAGATGTTGAAActttaaatcttaaatttccatgGGAAAAAATACCAa AAAGTTTTGCTAAGTTGATTATTCAATCCTACTATGCTTCTGTAACTTATATTGATAATTTGATTGGACAATTAATGAATCAATTGAAATTTTCATCCATTGAACATAATACTACCATAATATTAATGTCAGATCATG GGTGGTCTCTAGGAGAACATGCAATTTGGgcaaagtatagcaattatgaCGTCGCCCTCAGGGTACCTTTAATAATGTCAATACCAGGACTTACATTCAAAGAAAGTAAAGAAAATAATGCAGTTAAAATTACAaatcaaataaatacaataaaatatttattaaaccgtAGACAAATTGACAATGCTAAACTAACAAATG GATAtccaaaaaatatattatacagcATGAAAAAATATATCGAGAGTCGAAAAAGAATGTATATTTTGAAAACATATTTTGCATATTCAAGAGAGATTacgcaattttataaaaaacagATTTTTAACGTTGCGAATGCAACAAATTTATCAAAACAGTATGATACATTCAATCCATCCAAGAATCAGATAATTATAAATTCGTTAGTAGAACTAGTTGACATATTTCCAACCATCGCAGATTTAGCAAACTCTTCAATACCTATTTGTACAAATAATCCCCATATAGAAATTGTCTGTAGTGAAGGTATCACTCTTATGCCACTTATAAAAGCTGCTTTAAAACAGAAG CCGATATTATGGAAGAAAGCAGTATTTGGACAATATCCGAGACCAGGTATTAAACCTTCCATGCATCCAAATAGTGATGAACCGcgttttaaagaaattaaagtgATGGGATATACTCTAAGAACAAATAGATATCGTTATACATCTTGGTTACAATTTAAACCTGAAGCAAGAATACCAGACTGGAATCATAGCATTGCAGAagaattgtatgatcacgatgtAGACAATAATGAAATTCAGAACTTAGCGGTTTTTGAAACATATGTTAAGGTAAAAGAGGAGTTGAGAAATTTATTGCAGCATGGTTGGAGAAATGCTTTACCAGGTacatttatcaaataa
- the Ids gene encoding iduronate 2-sulfatase isoform X2, producing the protein MFFMLYFINLLTWCIAQRQNFLLIIVDDLRTTLGCYGDSKAYTPNIDQLAKKSVIFSQAFAQQALCAPSRNSFLTSRRPDTLQLYDFYSYWRTDIGNFTTLPQHLKNNGYITKSIGKVFHPGISSNNSDDSPYSWTETPFHPFTEKYKNAPVCQANIQIPPAQNLICPVEVSSMTNKTLPDIEILNEAKNFILNQAGNTKPFFLAVGFQKPHIPFKYPKKYLKYHPLHKFEVPNPYRWPENVSSVAYNPWNDLRKRRDVETLNLKFPWEKIPKSFAKLIIQSYYASVTYIDNLIGQLMNQLKFSSIEHNTTIILMSDHGWSLGEHAIWAKYSNYDVALRVPLIMSIPGLTFKESKENNAVKITNQINTIKYLLNRRQIDNAKLTNGYPKNILYSMKKYIESRKRMYILKTYFAYSREITQFYKKQIFNVANATNLSKQYDTFNPSKNQIIINSLVELVDIFPTIADLANSSIPICTNNPHIEIVCSEGITLMPLIKAALKQKPILWKKAVFGQYPRPGIKPSMHPNSDEPRFKEIKVMGYTLRTNRYRYTSWLQFKPEARIPDWNHSIAEELYDHDVDNNEIQNLAVFETYVKVKEELRNLLQHGWRNALPGTFIK; encoded by the exons ATgttttttatgttatatttcataaatttattaacttggTGTATAGCACAAAGACAAAATTTCCTTTTAATAATCGTTGACGATTTAAGGACTACTTTAGGATGCTATGGTGATTCAAAAGCTTATACACCAAACATTGATCAGTTAGCAAAAAAGAGTGTCATTTTTTCGCAAGCATTTGCACAG CAAGCTCTATGTGCACCAAgcagaaattcatttttaacaagTAGAAGACCAGACACACTTCAACTGTATGACTTTTACAGTTACTGGAGAACAGATATTGGCAATTTTACAACATTGCCACAGCATCTCAAGAATAATGGATATATTACCAAATCAATAGGAAAAGTTTTTCATCCAG GTATTAGTTCAAATAATTCTGATGACAGTCCTTATTCTTGGACAGAAACCCCCTTTCATCCATtcacagaaaaatataaaaatgctccAGTATGTCaagcaaatatacaaataccaCCTGCCCAAAATCTT aTATGTCCAGTTGAAGTTTCATCAATGACAAATAAAACATTGCCagatatagaaatattgaatgaagctaaaaatttcatattaaatcaaGCTGGTAATACTAAACCATTTTTCTTGGCAGTTGGCTTTCAAAAACCACATATACCATTTAAATATCCTAAAAAATACCTAA AGTACCATCCATTGCATAAGTTTGAGGTACCTAATCCATATAGATGGCCAGAAAATGTTAGTAGTGTAGCTTACAATCCATGGAATGATTTGAGAAAAAGAAGAGATGTTGAAActttaaatcttaaatttccatgGGAAAAAATACCAa AAAGTTTTGCTAAGTTGATTATTCAATCCTACTATGCTTCTGTAACTTATATTGATAATTTGATTGGACAATTAATGAATCAATTGAAATTTTCATCCATTGAACATAATACTACCATAATATTAATGTCAGATCATG GGTGGTCTCTAGGAGAACATGCAATTTGGgcaaagtatagcaattatgaCGTCGCCCTCAGGGTACCTTTAATAATGTCAATACCAGGACTTACATTCAAAGAAAGTAAAGAAAATAATGCAGTTAAAATTACAaatcaaataaatacaataaaatatttattaaaccgtAGACAAATTGACAATGCTAAACTAACAAATG GATAtccaaaaaatatattatacagcATGAAAAAATATATCGAGAGTCGAAAAAGAATGTATATTTTGAAAACATATTTTGCATATTCAAGAGAGATTacgcaattttataaaaaacagATTTTTAACGTTGCGAATGCAACAAATTTATCAAAACAGTATGATACATTCAATCCATCCAAGAATCAGATAATTATAAATTCGTTAGTAGAACTAGTTGACATATTTCCAACCATCGCAGATTTAGCAAACTCTTCAATACCTATTTGTACAAATAATCCCCATATAGAAATTGTCTGTAGTGAAGGTATCACTCTTATGCCACTTATAAAAGCTGCTTTAAAACAGAAG CCGATATTATGGAAGAAAGCAGTATTTGGACAATATCCGAGACCAGGTATTAAACCTTCCATGCATCCAAATAGTGATGAACCGcgttttaaagaaattaaagtgATGGGATATACTCTAAGAACAAATAGATATCGTTATACATCTTGGTTACAATTTAAACCTGAAGCAAGAATACCAGACTGGAATCATAGCATTGCAGAagaattgtatgatcacgatgtAGACAATAATGAAATTCAGAACTTAGCGGTTTTTGAAACATATGTTAAGGTAAAAGAGGAGTTGAGAAATTTATTGCAGCATGGTTGGAGAAATGCTTTACCAGGTacatttatcaaataa
- the Ids gene encoding iduronate 2-sulfatase isoform X1, protein MEEYDYVVISEEFHFVSSQLTNLSKMFFMLYFINLLTWCIAQRQNFLLIIVDDLRTTLGCYGDSKAYTPNIDQLAKKSVIFSQAFAQQALCAPSRNSFLTSRRPDTLQLYDFYSYWRTDIGNFTTLPQHLKNNGYITKSIGKVFHPGISSNNSDDSPYSWTETPFHPFTEKYKNAPVCQANIQIPPAQNLICPVEVSSMTNKTLPDIEILNEAKNFILNQAGNTKPFFLAVGFQKPHIPFKYPKKYLKYHPLHKFEVPNPYRWPENVSSVAYNPWNDLRKRRDVETLNLKFPWEKIPKSFAKLIIQSYYASVTYIDNLIGQLMNQLKFSSIEHNTTIILMSDHGWSLGEHAIWAKYSNYDVALRVPLIMSIPGLTFKESKENNAVKITNQINTIKYLLNRRQIDNAKLTNGYPKNILYSMKKYIESRKRMYILKTYFAYSREITQFYKKQIFNVANATNLSKQYDTFNPSKNQIIINSLVELVDIFPTIADLANSSIPICTNNPHIEIVCSEGITLMPLIKAALKQKPILWKKAVFGQYPRPGIKPSMHPNSDEPRFKEIKVMGYTLRTNRYRYTSWLQFKPEARIPDWNHSIAEELYDHDVDNNEIQNLAVFETYVKVKEELRNLLQHGWRNALPGTFIK, encoded by the exons ATGGAAGAATATGATTATGTTGTAATTTCAGAAGagtttcattttgtttcatCTCAGTTGACTAACCTATCGAAAATgttttttatgttatatttcataaatttattaacttggTGTATAGCACAAAGACAAAATTTCCTTTTAATAATCGTTGACGATTTAAGGACTACTTTAGGATGCTATGGTGATTCAAAAGCTTATACACCAAACATTGATCAGTTAGCAAAAAAGAGTGTCATTTTTTCGCAAGCATTTGCACAG CAAGCTCTATGTGCACCAAgcagaaattcatttttaacaagTAGAAGACCAGACACACTTCAACTGTATGACTTTTACAGTTACTGGAGAACAGATATTGGCAATTTTACAACATTGCCACAGCATCTCAAGAATAATGGATATATTACCAAATCAATAGGAAAAGTTTTTCATCCAG GTATTAGTTCAAATAATTCTGATGACAGTCCTTATTCTTGGACAGAAACCCCCTTTCATCCATtcacagaaaaatataaaaatgctccAGTATGTCaagcaaatatacaaataccaCCTGCCCAAAATCTT aTATGTCCAGTTGAAGTTTCATCAATGACAAATAAAACATTGCCagatatagaaatattgaatgaagctaaaaatttcatattaaatcaaGCTGGTAATACTAAACCATTTTTCTTGGCAGTTGGCTTTCAAAAACCACATATACCATTTAAATATCCTAAAAAATACCTAA AGTACCATCCATTGCATAAGTTTGAGGTACCTAATCCATATAGATGGCCAGAAAATGTTAGTAGTGTAGCTTACAATCCATGGAATGATTTGAGAAAAAGAAGAGATGTTGAAActttaaatcttaaatttccatgGGAAAAAATACCAa AAAGTTTTGCTAAGTTGATTATTCAATCCTACTATGCTTCTGTAACTTATATTGATAATTTGATTGGACAATTAATGAATCAATTGAAATTTTCATCCATTGAACATAATACTACCATAATATTAATGTCAGATCATG GGTGGTCTCTAGGAGAACATGCAATTTGGgcaaagtatagcaattatgaCGTCGCCCTCAGGGTACCTTTAATAATGTCAATACCAGGACTTACATTCAAAGAAAGTAAAGAAAATAATGCAGTTAAAATTACAaatcaaataaatacaataaaatatttattaaaccgtAGACAAATTGACAATGCTAAACTAACAAATG GATAtccaaaaaatatattatacagcATGAAAAAATATATCGAGAGTCGAAAAAGAATGTATATTTTGAAAACATATTTTGCATATTCAAGAGAGATTacgcaattttataaaaaacagATTTTTAACGTTGCGAATGCAACAAATTTATCAAAACAGTATGATACATTCAATCCATCCAAGAATCAGATAATTATAAATTCGTTAGTAGAACTAGTTGACATATTTCCAACCATCGCAGATTTAGCAAACTCTTCAATACCTATTTGTACAAATAATCCCCATATAGAAATTGTCTGTAGTGAAGGTATCACTCTTATGCCACTTATAAAAGCTGCTTTAAAACAGAAG CCGATATTATGGAAGAAAGCAGTATTTGGACAATATCCGAGACCAGGTATTAAACCTTCCATGCATCCAAATAGTGATGAACCGcgttttaaagaaattaaagtgATGGGATATACTCTAAGAACAAATAGATATCGTTATACATCTTGGTTACAATTTAAACCTGAAGCAAGAATACCAGACTGGAATCATAGCATTGCAGAagaattgtatgatcacgatgtAGACAATAATGAAATTCAGAACTTAGCGGTTTTTGAAACATATGTTAAGGTAAAAGAGGAGTTGAGAAATTTATTGCAGCATGGTTGGAGAAATGCTTTACCAGGTacatttatcaaataa
- the LOC100881289 gene encoding uncharacterized protein LOC100881289: MGQGTDTCSDRPTEVSVIRFVSRNRTIEEIVPKKEIYTCKQRGCGKTFTNQDEYKTHETLEALKIRFICREPGCGEELSDPGSMWRHYQEWHNNETNVFICPYTNCESLHTTSNSLEEHIENYHRQPPTLPTEPEVICFEDSENAIDEEIIQSTEECYENRTSDAFAIKAHQYDDNNEQNILRSDNMQQQKKETSHDQSTANDNSSKEDYSSNSETVTDAVTFPMNENVMINTENFLSKYDGSTKNSELQSDHSQEKVNVVYVNGDITITKNSKNEVCNMNSRNQEHRIELDNLERIFRSDLDHDVSKTEENIIETNSNCSDDEEYTPKKQRMSRYKQEIYKCAVNGCGRKYKYISHYRHHQDSHKLITNAISSNSSKSIVKLKQGKASAVSFFLCKIPGCKAQVSNVTSLWKHYQDNHANSKLPVVQEAKSTEVFRCKIPGCETEFSTTVMLYKHFNEVHSNGSGNNASTNIKTGNGSSFHYTEIFKDDATTLQGNFKTDFKAKNNINANDCTKSTDEQRLSSVVKKETRD; the protein is encoded by the exons ATGGGCCAGGGTACAGATACCTGCTCGGACAGGCCTACTGAAGTTAGTGTCATCAGATTTGTATCCAGGAATCGTACCATTGAAGAAATCGTCCCAAAAAAG GAAATATATACTTGTAAGCAACGAGGTTGTGGAAAGACATTCACTAATCAAGATGAATATAAGACACATGAAACTCTTGAAGCTTTAAAAATTAGATTCAT TTGTCGGGAGCCAGGATGTGGAGAAGAATTATCTGACCCTGGAAGTATGTGGCGGCATTATCAAGAATGGCATAATAATGAAacaaatgtatttatatgtCCATACACAAATTGTGAGTCTTTACATACAACCAGCAACAGTTTGGAAGAACATATCGAAAACTATCATAGACAACCACCAACACTGCCAACTGAACCAGAAGTAATATGCTTTGAAGATTCTGAAAATGCAATAGATGAGGAAATTATACAAAGTACTGAGGAATGTTATGAGAACAGAACAAGTGATGCTTTTGCAATAAAAGCACATCAGTATGATGACAATAATGAACAAAATATTCTTAGAAGTGACAATATGCAGCAACAAAAGAAAGAAACCTCTCATGATCAGAGTACTGCAAATGACAATTCTAGTAAGGAAGATTATTCTTCCAATTCAGAAACTGTAACTGATGCCGTTACATTTCCTATGAATGAAAATGTAATGATAAATACAGAGAATTTTCTATCCAAATATGATGGCAGTACGAAAAATTCAGAACTTCAGTCAGATCATTCCCAAGAAAAAGTTAACGTCGTTTATGTAAATGGTGATATTACCATTACTAAGAATTCAAAAAATGAAGTATGTAATATGAATTCAAGAAATCAAGAACATAGAATAGAACTGGATAATTTGGAAAGAATCTTTAGAAGTGACTTAGATCATGATGTTTCAAAAACTGAGGAGAATATCATAGAAACAAATAGTAATTGTTCAGATGATGAAGAATATACGCCAAAAAAGCAACGTATGTCTAGATATAAacaagaaatttacaaatgtgcaGTTAATGGTTGTGggagaaaatataaatacatatccCATTATCGTCATCATCAAGACAGTcataaattaataactaatgCTATTAGTTCAAATTCTAGTAAATCAATAGTAAAACTGAAGCAAGGGAAAGCGTCGGCAGTCAGTTTTTTCTT ATGCAAGATTCCCGGCTGTAAGGCGCAGGTGAGCAATGTAACAAGTCTATGGAAACATTACCAGGACAATCATGCTAATTCAAAACTGCCAGTAGTACAAGAAGCTAAGAGTACTGAAGTATTTCG TTGCAAAATTCCTGGGTGTGAAACAGAATTTAGTACAACAGTAATGTTGTACAAGCACTTCAATGAAGTGCACTCAAATGGTTCTGGCAACAATGCTAGCACAAACATAAAGACTGGGAATGGGAGTAGTTTTCATTATACTGAAATATTCAAAGATGATGCTACCACCCTGCAAGGAAACTTTAAGACTGACTTTAAGgcaaagaataatattaatgcAAATGATTGTACGAAAAGTACCGATGAACAAAGATTATCATCAGTTGTTAAGAAAGAAACTCGAGATTGA